Proteins from one Sabethes cyaneus chromosome 2, idSabCyanKW18_F2, whole genome shotgun sequence genomic window:
- the LOC128734688 gene encoding uncharacterized protein LOC128734688 produces MSTDVSQQWRSLGFTGTSESRSRSPSAQTLAPLPKLVPIPLKKTNHSKYVCKQNNNNNLKKINRNLNKSNVSQSEIIINGSKFNLKPIIKLKAVPWPQNNSDKKQRKQNGDIRKDNNKKNTKNDDSSVPNGDKKRRLAGKRRLYNIVAGENNDVDATKLILRRRDTSPGSEQRSATSSATAIAATNDDDETSSGGAAATVGSMKTAMLTADGNGEKDVPKIQNVKLEPRENAKIPKRIIKQEPRDIPSAPLTAQIKCEETLETHRKSNRRRQFTDRIIDTMCIPEFYFKARCRSKTKAKNSKKKNPVAVAAAAATRAGSRNAQSKSKTNPSVSAANGGSGGGGGGGGGGSGSGGGGSNSRSSSTGCSKKAKEAIASEESTVPRLNPIFLFVKQEDTRIVEVRCEDYDRRNRIRITKTSNGLWRSFPRTDPSSSVVFSLLPKPDIRADPSQADDGIPKAELPKYKRLHKKKKKHRQDAKRRALLKRIPQPKDEVSLDVHNVIESQLTDEEVDDDVIDITLCEDQDESSAREDSSRPDVNVEDSSKQNNLTVDSNNISSNSDCNTNNSSLNIATSLEGNSTNSINATINTDSNKDDGSDNDVELIPPEEPQKIVRRGGPNAGSSSSWSEELDNIEAQIPSTIISVQELQRVRASAHVGGSIEQHTTTAALNNLIALNELGFNHQENHANECIEKTISYHLESLQAVAAAAAAAAVAARSAAGTATDASKHGTIGETTDAAVSGVPPTAVPSSTIVARAGTSVSAKEVGEQGGESLHTSTTSDAPTVHEIDDDGDEVCVLESEPAQQQSQQTKGRNENMCLDSAVYENCKTESDCIQNAEVQPHITISSDSELEDDDPKHHHLSEFNDCSDLIEGIREIQSANPEDLLHANCGENTMTGAELLDSLVEQRCEDNHISGTDDLKNTVYSISDDYNDDDDVLLESEPVADIISRLGESLSTSPKCLSFNEAGEIEGLTGDLFDTTHHSLQMDDNLPNPFSSQNPTLDELSITIKDLTDSSEHANSYFNSAEKASKESDTPIVISPDSCQEELPKDLSCRKRSEKSTDSIVTLSPSPRPISHSSDAIQSPQPSGLPAVPPSPDIFLQPKSISNAVMETLISQASSQAGAKPRTTIQQKEPLDLGKCRKSASPTVSCSEEAKRQSSTEEEPKSKRIKTDPESQKAADNSASTAGPVASNSTTPIGGGSNSSANSSASHTNHGDSSRLVEMLTSGNDPDPLTQLRLLIGNPAWKVPDPLLVPKDRLNAVLASPAREIPLLLTTRPELRLPEAFAFPNILQDPDILVISLSQLEKILETQDELLKLKTKTDTSKKAAPSPLEVLKQTLTAQAAKQNPMMSSLLASGLAGDIDAATAAAFNQMLWLPYLGQMGQFGPELLKAMMNIPNSNPNLADMLPFMGPRFQDFCGLPTNPMDYKRQLEFAMWQDALSQVNNASLQRKQEAQKKAASAPVHVDRKPIIPPKTLEQQRSVAAVAAAASLFQQQSQQNKKSNSVMNQINSLSIPQFMTPSMPNNRFTSNARTSTMQSPSSLQQQFSPSGFKNMPNLMNQAAVSAQMRQQTRPQLAAAQKNRQSTNSMFSNNPFLSLPTNFQEFNEQQQQIARKLQKEQHHAREQMQHHQEEQKPRVTCKSLMNLLQPEKQQQLQKHSANSKLANLMALPGMELYATGQHDQLQQQMFLQQQQQQQQQQQQQQQQQLLQQQQQLLHQQQQQQQHQQQSQQQPQAKLKVKPGLHLLDPAAIQRRLLNTDELPEVGSTTSGMDDTTDLTSPLWHPLFGR; encoded by the coding sequence ATGAGTACAGACGTTAGCCAGCAATGGAGATCACTCGGATTCACTGGCACGTCCGAGTCTCGTTCGAGATCTCCTTCTGCCCAAACCCTCGCCCCGTTACCGAAGCTAGTTCCCATTCCTCTGAAGAAGACTAATCACAGCAAATATGTGTGTaagcaaaacaacaacaataatctGAAGAAAATCAACAGAAATCTTAACAAATCAAACGTTTCGCAATCGGAAATCATTATCAATGGTAGCAAGTTTAATTTGAAGCCGATCATCAAACTCAAAGCGGTTCCTTGGCCTCAAAACAATTCCGATAAGAAACAGCGCAAGCAGAACGGAGACATCCGAAAAGACAATAAcaagaaaaacacgaaaaacgacGACAGTTCAGTACCGAACGGTGATAAAAAACGTCGCCTAGCTGGAAAGAGACGGCTGTACAATATTGTTGCAGGGGAAAATAATGACGTCGATGCAACAAAGTTAATACTTCGGCGGCGTGACACGTCCCCCGGTTCGGAGCAACGTAGTGCAACGAGTAGTGCCACAGCGATTGCTGCtaccaacgacgacgacgaaacgTCATCGGGCGGAGCAGCAGCTACCGTAGGGTCGATGAAAACAGCGATGTTGACAGCCGATGGCAACGGGGAAAAGGATGTTCCAAAGATTCAAAATGTCAAACTTGAACCACGCGAGAATGCTAAAATTCCGAAGCGGATCATCAAACAGGAACCACGCGACATCCCGTCCGCCCCGCTCACCGCGCAGATTAAGTGCGAGGAAACCCTCGAGACGCACCGTAAGTCCAATCGGCGGAGACAATTCACCGATCGGATTATCGATACGATGTGCATACCGGAGTTCTATTTCAAAGCCAGGTGTCGAAGCAAAACCAAAGCAAAAAATTCCAAGAAAAAGAACCCGGTGGCTGTAGCGGCTGCAGCTGCCACTAGGGCTGGCAGCAGAAATGctcaaagcaaaagcaaaacaaacccCAGTGTCAGTGCTGCTAATGGCGgcagcggtggtggtggtggtggtggtggtggtggttctGGTAGTGGTGGCGGCGGCAGCAacagccgcagcagcagcactgGCTGCAGCAAAAAAGCGAAAGAAGCGATTGCCTCCGAGGAGAGTACCGTTCCTCGGTTAAATCCCATTTTTCTCTTCGTAAAGCAGGAGGATACTCGGATCGTGGAAGTCCGCTGCGAAGACTACGACCGGCGAAATCGTATACGAATTACCAAAACATCCAACGGACTTTGGAGGTCATTTCCCCGAACGGATCCCAGTTCGTCGGTGGTATTTTCTCTGCTGCCGAAGCCGGACATCAGAGCAGACCCGTCGCAGGCGGACGATGGCATTCCAAAGGCAGAATTACCAAAGTACAAAAGATTAcacaagaaaaagaagaaacacaGGCAAGACGCAAAACGGCGGGCCCTGCTGAAAAGGATACCGCAGCCGAAGGATGAAGTGAGTTTGGATGTGCATAATGTTATTGAGAGTCAATTGACGGATGAAGAGGTGGACGATGACGTTATTGACATAACGCTGTGTGAGGATCAGGATGAGAGTAGCGCTCGAGAGGACTCGAGCCGGCCAGATGTTAATGTTGAAGATAGTAGTAAGCAAAATAATTTAACCGTTGATAGCAACAATATCAGTAGTAATAGTGATTGTAATACCAACAATAGTAGCCTGAATATCGCTACTAGCCTAGAAGGAAACAGTACCAATAGTATTAATGCCACAATTAACACGGATAGCAATAAGGATGACGGCAGCGACAACGACGTCGAATTGATTCCGCCAGAGGAGCCCCAGAAAATCGTTCGCCGTGGAGGACCAAACGCTGGCAGTAGCAGTAGCTGGTCGGAGGAACTGGATAACATCGAGGCACAGATACCATCAACTATCATATCAGTGCAGGAGCTCCAACGTGTTCGAGCCAGTGCGCATGTCGGAGGCAGTATCGAACAGCACACGACAACAGCGGCGCTCAATAATTTGATTGCACTAAATGAACTTGGGTTTAATCATCAGGAAAACCACGCGAACGAGTGCATTGAGAAAACAATCTCCTATCACTTGGAATCCCTGCAAGCGGTGGCGGCGGCAGCAGCTGCGGCCGCCGTTGCAGCTAGGAGCGCCGCTGGTACCGCAACCGATGCCAGCAAACATGGCACTATCGGTGAAACTACTGATGCTGCTGTCAGTGGAGTACCGCCCACCGCTGTCCCCAGTTCCACCATCGTTGCCCGGGCTGGCACTAGTGTGAGTGCGAAAGAAGTTGGGGAACAAGGTGGCGAATCGTTGCACACATCAACAACTTCCGATGCACCGACTGTGCATGAGATTGACGACGACGGAGACGAAGTGTGCGTTCTCGAGTCGGAACCAGCACAACAGCAGTCGCAGCAAACAAAAGGACGAAATGAAAATATGTGCCTGGATAGCGCAGTATACGAAAATTGTAAGACGGAATCGGATTGCATCCAGAACGCGGAAGTGCAACCGCACATCACAATCAGTAGTGACAGTGAGCTGGAAGATGATGATCCGAAGCATCATCATTTGAGTGAATTCAACGATTGCAGTGACCTGATCGAAGGGATTCGCGAGATACAGTCCGCCAATCCGGAAGATTTGCTACATGCCAACTGCGGTGAAAATACAATGACTGGTGCCGAATTGCTCGATTCGCTGGTGGAGCAACGGTGTGAAGACAATCATATTTCGGGAACTGATGATCTCAAGAATACGGTATACTCCATATCAGACGATTacaatgatgacgatgatgttCTGCTGGAATCTGAACCAGTAGCGGACATCATCTCGCGTTTAGGTGAATCGCTTAGCACGTCACCCAAGTGTTTATCGTTTAACGAAGCAGGTGAAATTGAAGGACTTACTGGTGATCTGTTCGATACCACTCATCACTCACTGCAGATGGATGACAATTTGCCAAATCCATTTTCCTCGCAAAATCCAACACTGGACGAGTTGTCCATCACCATCAAGGATCTAACCGACAGTAGTGAACATGCCAACTCGTACTTCAACAGTGCGGAAAAGGCTAGTAAAGAATCTGACACGCCGATAGTGATTTCGCCCGATTCCTGTCAGGAAGAACTGCCCAAGGATCTCAGCTGTCGGAAGCGCAGCGAAAAGAGTACCGATTCTATCGTGACTCTATCTCCATCCCCACGTCCCATCTCACACAGCTCCGATGCCATTCAATCGCCCCAGCCAAGCGGTCTGCCGGCGGTCCCACCATCACCGGACATCTTTCTGCAGCCAAAATCAATCTCGAATGCCGTCATGGAGACGCTCATCTCACAAGCATCATCACAAGCTGGTGCAAAACCTCGTACCACAATACAACAAAAAGAACCTCTGGATCTCGGAAAGTGTCGAAAATCGGCCAGTCCTACCGTCAGCTGTTCGGAAGAGGCTAAACGCCAATCAAGCACCGAAGAAGAGCCCAAATCCAAGCGGATCAAAACCGATCCGGAGAGTCAAAAAGCAGCTGACAACAGTGCTTCCACCGCGGGACCAGTCGCTAGCAACAGCACAACACCGATCGGTGGTGGCAGCAACAGTAGTGCAAACAGTTCAGCTAGTCACACCAACCACGGTGACTCTTCACGTTTGGTGGAGATGCTCACCTCTGGCAATGATCCTGACCCGCTAACCCAGTTACGCTTGCTGATTGGAAATCCTGCGTGGAAGGTACCTGATCCATTACTAGTGCCAAAGGATCGTCTCAACGCAGTTCTGGCATCACCCGCACGAGAGATTCCTCTACTTCTAACCACCCGACCGGAACTGCGCCTACCGGAGGCTTTTGCCTTCCCGAACATTCTACAGGATCCGGACATCCTAGTTATATCATTATCTCAGCTGGAGAAGATTCTCGAAACGCAAGATGAGCTGctgaagttgaaaacaaaaaccgACACCAGCAAGAAGGCTGCACCGAGTCCATTGGAAGTACTCAAGCAAACGCTCACGGCGCAGGCAGCGAAGCAAAATCCCATGATGAGTTCGCTGCTAGCATCCGGACTGGCCGGCGACATCGATGCGGCAACGGCAGCTGCATTCAACCAAATGCTTTGGTTGCCGTACCTCGGCCAAATGGGACAGTTTGGACCGGAGCTGCTCAAAGCAATGATGAACATTCCCAACTCCAATCCGAATCTGGCTGATATGTTACCCTTCATGGGGCCCCGTTTCCAGGACTTTTGCGGTTTACCAACAAATCCCATGGATTACAAACGCCAGCTGGAATTCGCCATGTGGCAGGATGCGCTTAGCCAAGTCAATAACGCCAGTTTGCAGCGAAAACAGGAGGCACAGAAAAAAGCGGCCAGCGCACCGGTTCACGTTGATCGTAAGCCCATCATCCCGCCGAAAACTCTGGAACAGCAACGTTCCGTTGCGGCCGTTGCCGCCGCTGCCAGTCTATTCCAGCAGCAAAGCCAGCAAAACAAAAAGTCCAACTCCGTTATGAACCAGATCAACTCGCTGTCGATACCTCAGTTTATGACCCCCTCAATGCCAAATAATCGCTTCACTAGTAACGCTCGAACCTCAACCATGCAATCTCCATCCTCTCTGCAGCAGCAGTTTAGTCCGAGTGGATTTAAGAATATGCCAAACTTGATGAACCAGGCGGCGGTCAGTGCGCAGATGCGCCAGCAGACCCGACCGCAGTTGGCGGCCGCACAAAAGAACAGGCAGAGCACCAATTCCATGTTCTCCAACAATCCTTTCCTGAGCCTTCCGACAAACTTCCAGGAATTCAACGAGCAACAGCAGCAGATTGCTCGCAAGTTACAGAAAGAGCAGCATCACGCTCGCGAACAGATGCAGCACCATCAGGAAGAGCAGAAGCCACGCGTGACCTGCAAATCTCTGATGAACTTGTTGCAACCGGAGAAACAGCAGCAACTGCAAAAGCACAGCGCCAACAGCAAGCTCGCAAACCTGATGGCTCTTCCAGGCATGGAATTGTACGCAACAGGACAGCACGACCAACTGCAGCAACAAATGTTcctacaacaacagcaacagcaacaacagcagcagcagcaacaacaacagcaacagttgcttcagcagcagcagcaattgctgcaccaacagcaacagcagcagcagcaccagcaacaaTCTCAGCAACAGCCACAAGCTAAGCTGAAGGTAAAACCTGGACTGCATCTGCTCGATCCGGCCGCCATTCAAAGGCGGCTACTGAACACCGACGAACTACCGGAGGTCGGCAGCACCACCAGCGGAATGGACGACACGACGGATCTGACTTCTCCGCTGTGGCATCCACTGTTCGGAAGGTGA